The sequence TTCGCGGCGGGCGGCAGGGTCGGGCCCCCGACGATGGGGCCCGCGGGCAACTGGCGGGGAGAGCTCGTATGCACATGCGCAAGAGGTTCTTCGGGCTGATTCTGGGTGCCGGCGTGCTGGCCGCCGGCTCGACCTTCGCGGCTGATCCCATCCGGATCGGAACGTTCCTCACCGTGACCGGTCCCGCTTCCTTTCTCGGCGACCCGGAGCTGCGCACGCTCCAGATGTACGTCGAGGAGCTGAACGCCAGGGGCGGCGTCCTCGGCCGCAAGCTCGAGCTCGTGCACTACGACACGGTGGGCCAGGCGAAGGAGGCGGTCACCTTCGTCAAACGACTCATCCAGAACGACGGGGTGGACGTCATCGTGGGCGGCTCGAGCACCGGCGACACCATGGCGGCCGTGCCCGAGGTGGAGAAGGCGGGGGTTCCGTTCATCTCCCTGGCGGGCGGTGTCGAGATTGTCGAGCCGGTGAAGAAGTGGGTCTTCAAGACACCCCACACGGACCGCATGGCCGCGATCCGCATCTTCGAGGACATGAAGAAGCGCGGGATCCGCAAGCTCGCCCTGATCTCCGGCGACGGCGGGTACGACAAGTCGGGGCGCAAGCAGGTCCTGGAGCTCGCGCCTTCGCACGGCCTTGAGGTGGTGGCCGACGAGTCCTACGGGAACAAGGACACGGACATGACCACCCAGCTCACCAAGATCCGCGCGACCGACGCCCAGGCCATCCTGAACTTCGGTTTCGGTGCGGCCCCGGCCATCGTGACCCGCAACGTCCGCCAGCTCGGCATCACGCTGCCGGTGTATCAATCGCACGGGGTGGGCTCCAAGAAGTTCATCGAGATGGCGGGCGAGGCGGCCGAGGGGGTGCGCCTGCCGGCCGCGGCGCTGGTGGTGGCCGAGCAGCTTGCCGACACCGACCCGCAGAAGAAGGTGCTGCTCGACTACAAGGCGAAGTTCCAGGCGAAACACGGCGAGGTGTCCACCTTTGGCGGGCACGCCTACGACGGGTTCTTCATCGCGATCGAGGCCATCCAGCGCGCCGGCGGCACCGAGCGGGCGCGCGTTCGGGACGAGATCGAGAAGACCCGCGGCTTCGTGGGGACGGCGGGGGTGTTCCACATGTCACCCCAGGACCACATGGGCCTCAGCGTGGACGCCTTCAAGATGGTGGAGGTGCGCAAGGGCAACTGGGTCATCATCGACTGAGCCTCGACGGGGGGAAGGGCGAAGGGGACGGCGCCCTGCTGCCCCCGGGACCACGGGACATGCTGGACTCGCTCCTGCAATTCCTCATCACCGGGGTCACCGTGGGCTCGACCTACGCCCTGGTCGGGCTCGGTTTCGCCATCATCTACAACGCGTCCGGCGTGGTGAACTTCGCCCAGGGCGAGTTCGTGATGATCGGGGCCATGGTCGCCATCAGCCTGCTGGGGGCCAGGACGCCCTTCCCCCTGGCGCTCCTGCTGGCGGTGATGGCGACGGTGGCGGTGGGCCTGGTGCTCGAAGCGCTCGCCGTGGAGCCGGCCCGGGGCGCCCCCGTGGTGACGCTCGTGATCATCACCATCGGTGCCTCCATCCTGCTGCGGGGAGTGGCGCTCCTCGTCTGGGGCAAGGACTTCCACGCCATGCCCCGCTTCTCCGGCGACACGCCGCTGCACCTGGGTAGCGCCACCCTGCTGCCGCAGAACCTGTGGGTGATGGGCGGCACCGCCGCGCTGGTCTTCGCGGTGCGGCAGTTCTTCCGGCGCACCAGCGTGGGCAAGGCGCTCCTCGCCTGTTCGTGCAACCGCACCGCGGCCCAGCTCATGGGGATCAACGTGCGCCGTATGATGCTGCTCGCCTACGGGCTGTCGGCGGCCCTCGGCGCGGTGGCGGGTCTCCTGGTGGCGCCGATCACCTTCACCTCCTACGACTCTGGCGTCATGCTGGGTTTGAAGGGCTTCTCCGCCGCCATCCTGGGCGGCATGGGCAACCCCATGGGCGCGGTCGCGGGAGGTCTGCTGCTCGGGGTCCTGGAGTCGCTCGCCGCCGGCCTCATCTCCTCCGGCTACAAGGATGCCATCGCCTTCGTGGTGGTCCTGCTGGTCCTGTTCCTGAGGCCGAGCGGGCTCTTCGGGAAGGGCGTGGTCGAGCGCGCGTGAAGGCGTCTGCGCTGCCCTCGAGGACGCACGGGGGCTGGTCCCGCGTCGGCCGGGCGAGACTCGCCGGGCTCGGGCTGCTGGCGCTCGTGGTCTTCGCCCTGCCGCCGTTGTTCCCGGGAAACTACTTCGTCACCGTGGTCGGCGTGTCCGTGGGGTTTCACGTGATCCTCG comes from Gammaproteobacteria bacterium and encodes:
- a CDS encoding branched-chain amino acid ABC transporter permease, which produces MDSLLQFLITGVTVGSTYALVGLGFAIIYNASGVVNFAQGEFVMIGAMVAISLLGARTPFPLALLLAVMATVAVGLVLEALAVEPARGAPVVTLVIITIGASILLRGVALLVWGKDFHAMPRFSGDTPLHLGSATLLPQNLWVMGGTAALVFAVRQFFRRTSVGKALLACSCNRTAAQLMGINVRRMMLLAYGLSAALGAVAGLLVAPITFTSYDSGVMLGLKGFSAAILGGMGNPMGAVAGGLLLGVLESLAAGLISSGYKDAIAFVVVLLVLFLRPSGLFGKGVVERA
- a CDS encoding ABC transporter substrate-binding protein, which gives rise to MRKRFFGLILGAGVLAAGSTFAADPIRIGTFLTVTGPASFLGDPELRTLQMYVEELNARGGVLGRKLELVHYDTVGQAKEAVTFVKRLIQNDGVDVIVGGSSTGDTMAAVPEVEKAGVPFISLAGGVEIVEPVKKWVFKTPHTDRMAAIRIFEDMKKRGIRKLALISGDGGYDKSGRKQVLELAPSHGLEVVADESYGNKDTDMTTQLTKIRATDAQAILNFGFGAAPAIVTRNVRQLGITLPVYQSHGVGSKKFIEMAGEAAEGVRLPAAALVVAEQLADTDPQKKVLLDYKAKFQAKHGEVSTFGGHAYDGFFIAIEAIQRAGGTERARVRDEIEKTRGFVGTAGVFHMSPQDHMGLSVDAFKMVEVRKGNWVIID